From the Haliaeetus albicilla chromosome 6, bHalAlb1.1, whole genome shotgun sequence genome, the window tctcctaGATCAGCATATGAAAACTCTGTTTTCACTAATGATTCTGGCTTATGAAAACTCAGCCATGCTTTGGCAGCACCAGATGATGTTCTTTGTCTGGTCCAATGTTATTAGTGAACAATGGACATCGTCATCTGACGGTTATGGAAGGTGATgattgaaaataaacaaaagaggAGTGGATCAGCTCATTATTGTCAGATATCTGGTTGGGGCTCTATGGGAACAGGCCATGCCAATAATGACAATCAATAAATAACTCTTTCTTCtgatatattcttttttttttccttcagctgagGACcattggaaagaaagaaaacggACCTTTACTCCCCAGTTTCTCCGTCATCACCATCACTTCCACTTACCTGTCTTTCACTGTGCTTGCCATGGATTTCCACAAAGTCATCGATAATCTTCACACTCAGGTCTTCAGGAGAGAAGTGTTTTACATCCAGCATGATTGTAAACTTGTCCCGGTCAGACCTCACCTGAAACGAACATTGTTAGACAGTAAGACCCTAGCTCTAAGCACGGAGATAGCACCAGCATCGTGGCAGATTAAAAGGCAGAGAAGGGGTGGTCTGGCGGCGGCACGGTTTCTCTTTCTGTGACTATGGACCTCAGTGGGGGTCTTCTTCCCATCACGGGGACCCGGTGACACTGGGAGGCCACGGTGGGCATCTGCGCCATTGCTACTGCTCTGGGGCAGAGGCGTCACTTCTCACCGCTGTTCTTCTGCCGGGGGACCCCTTTGCACTCAGCGATCTGCCAGATGCACCAGGCATTTGTACTCAGCAGCGAGAGAGGACGAAAACCAGTGTAATATTCTCTGATAGCACACGTTTCGTCCTTTCAGAGATTTATGGTTTCTTTGTGGTCTTAGCTCTGGGAGGAAACCAGCATGAGAGGGCTAGAGAAAGCGCCAGTCCCTGAGCTTCGGAGCACAGCCCCCATGGCTACGCACTCCTCCTACACGGAATTGCTCCTGGGTCTTCCAGCGTGGGCTTGCAACAACCACTGAGCTCCTGAGGTGGAGGAAGGGGCCGGAGGAAGCTCCCACTCGCCGGCGTCCTCTCCCATGCCGAGCTGCCCTCGTGGGCGCTTACTCCGGGAGCAGCCTAGCTCTTCCCTCACCATATGGCTGGCGGGCGTGAGGGCAGCAAAGGCAGCCTTTTACGTGTCGGAAACAACCGTCAGGAGCCAGAATAGTTTCCGTTTCTCAAAGGGAAGCCTTCTCCCCAGCAAGGGTTTCCCTCCGTGCCCAAGAAGGGGCGAGCGGGCTGTGCTTGCCGGTGGGCTGGAGGTCCTCCTCGCCCCCTTCGCACCCCAGCATGGGGGCTACAGCCACCGGCCCCCGCCGGTGAGCCGCGGGTGGGGTGGAGCAGGCAGAGGCgtaaggagggagaggaaggaaaaggagaggaagccGAAGGGCCCTTACCTCTGAAATGCCCGACTCCAGCACGCTGCGGAAGAGGGACTGCCTGTAGTAGGGGCTGATAGTGGaagagaacaaaggcaggaggtCATACTCGAGGAGACCCTCTCCGAAAAACTGGTCGAACAAACGGCTTGGAATGAGGGGTCCCAGAGCACGCTTGAACCAGGGGTGCTGGATGGTAATGTCcatgcttgctgctgctgcgaCCTGTGGCTGCAAGGGGAGAGCGGAGGGGGCAGTGCAGCTGCTGGGAAGACAGCGATGCCTTGGCTGGACTGCGcgctgcagccccagggaagCTCCCCCTATATATACCGGTCTCGCAGAATGAAGGCATTAGCGGGATTTCTCTGGAAAGACATGATCTCATGATGGAGTCAACATGGTCAGCAGAAATGTGGAGACTGACCTGGAAATGACAGTCTGGTTGGAATCGGTGCCAGATCTCCCGGAGGGATGATGccaggcagcaggctgtgagaCACGGGGTGCCCAAGGGTACTGGCAGGTCTTCTATGGGATCAAGCAGGCTAAACAGGACACCCTGGTGGGTGTCTCAAGGACGCTTGTGAAGGAGGTCTGCTCTGTAGGTCTTTGTAACCCGCCCTTGGCTTTTCGTTAATTTGCTTCCGTTTTTGCCCCTCCTTGAAACAGAGACACAAAGTCTCTTCCAAATAAATGAGACAACTTTCTTCCAAGCGAGGAAAAAGGGTTTGATTCGGgttgaagaaaaggaaactttttttgtgACACGCTATAAAGTGTCTCCACCACTTGAGAGGGGCCTGACACCCCTGGCATGGGGAtcctggcagggctggcagggaagCAGGACTAATGCATGATGCAGAGCATGAACATGGGTTTGACATAACAGAAACTTTTAACAAACAAATACTTTgccaaaagaaagaaggaaaaatacatttggtcACCAACCATAACAGCAGTCCCAAAGCCACTCTTGAAAgtgtccttgttttgatttagGAGAGTTGTGGGAGATTCATCTCCCAGTGTCACGACACAGATCTTGCTTAACATGTGTGTCTGGTTATGGcagttttgcatttctgtttcacttAAAGCCACCTTTAAGGGGTCATCCACCATCCTGGACAGATTGGGGAAGGGGCACATGGACAGCCCACCGTGGGAGCAGCAAGCTCTGCCAGAGAGCTGAGGTGGCTGGCCAGTGAAATGGTGGCCAGTCTGCCCAGCTCCACAGCAAGGCTCGACACGAGGCTGCGGCGACAGCCGAAACCCCATTTCCACTGGAGCCAGTGGTGTAGTGATTGCATCCTAGAAGCCTTCTGGACAGCAGAAGCACCTACGTCAGGAGTCTTGTGCATCTCAGCATGTTTTGCAGTGAGCGGAGagtgagggagagaggagagggcacTTCAGAGCTGAGGGGTTGAATCATCCTCTCATGGTGCCAGGGGCTAAAGAAACTGAGGGTGGCTGAGATCCTGGCATCAGTGCTTTGGGAGAAATGGGATCATTCCAGGCCAGAGGAGttaaattcagaaaagcatGGAGGCAAAGTGACATTCAGCTGTGCATCGCCTGCCATCTAGGTGCCACGTGGCCTTGGAAAGTCCTTGGCCTTGAGTCCCACACGTGACTCCCTCCCACATGGAGGCAGGTTGAGGAGAAGTGGGAACCAGAATATCCCGTTACAGAGGCTTTCCTtcatggaaagcagaaagtggAGCAGAAAAACACCCTAAAAGGCAGTACAGACTGCTAAGAAGACAGACAAGACTTTAAGTTCAACCTCACCTAGCTCCAGCAAGAAAAGGCCCTGTGGTCTGGCCATGGCTCTTGGGTATGAAGGCTTTTCTTAAATCAGGTGCCAAAATGAGCTCAAACCCTCCTCAAgacatggaggaaaaaaaaccacaatacACAGACCTAATCCCCCATTCAGTTCCATTGTCCCAAATCTGTCATTTTGCTTgagaaaatgaagggaaagcAAACGAGTCACAAAGCGCTACCAAGATTTTTCCTCAAGAGCTCTGTGAGATTTAGGTCTTTGTcccaggagaaaagaaaatctctcctcagCCACTCAGTACCAGAGAGCTGCTAACCTGTATTTAACCAAATGGCAGCAGTGACCTGATATATGCAGAATGAAAGGAGAGATACAGGAACAGGTTCAAACCCCAAGCCACTCACTGGAGCGCAcaaagcaaatgatttatttggcTGGTAGAGGAGCAGGTGGGAACTGTGccctgaaacagaaaatgagacagATTTTCGAGTCTGACATACTGTTTGGGTCCCAGCCATGCATGAGGGGTGGATGCAATCCCTGCAGCGTGTTGGGAACATCCCCTTTGTGTTTCCCAAACCAGGGATTATATCAGGAGCACAGGGAGCAACGCACACAATGGCAGGCTCCTCTCTGGGCATCTTTCAGTCCTTAAGAAACTGCCAAACCCTTGAGCTCTGACCTCCAGCATGTTCCCCATGCAGGAATGGGGGCGGATTattggggcagggaggaagaaggcagCCCAGGTGGGCTGTACTTCTCTCAGCAACACCGACCAGCAGCACATCAGTGCTCTTAGTTAAGCACCAGGAAAGCAGCCGCTTGCCTACACACCACCCCTTATCTCACAGGGAAGCCCAACAAAATCTATCATCTACCCACAGCTTGAAGCTTGCTCCAGGACTGGAGCATGTGTGTGTTCAACATGTGATCGGAGCACCCCATATGTTCAGCGGGATGATGGGAATAGCTGTtgagagaaaaatgacaaatatgTCTTCACCTAAATTTCAtctaaaattatgtattttaccACACATTCAAATACTTGAAAAGTGGCAGCCAACTTTATGGTTTCATGTCATTAGTTTCTTCTGGACCCACATCTACATGGCTCTCCCTAGAATTAATCATATCCATTTTGTCTTTGACaagcatttttgtcttttatgggcaaaatatttcactgaaatgtaAATTTCATTTACAGAAGTTTTTCCTGATACAGACTTCATACTGCCTGCATACCTCTGGGCAGCAAGCAATCTCCTGAGGCTCATCACATCTAACTTCCAATGGTCTAAAACTTAGGTGTCCAGTCCAAAGGAGTTGTCCAGGCTCCCTGTCCAGTCAGTGCAGAGAAACAGATGCTTCCAGAAGGCTCACATTATAATGTAGGTGGGAAGGAAAGGTGAAATGAGACACCTTTCAGCAGTGCCTCCATCTCGACTGATAAGGAGGGAGCCTGGACAGCTGCCTTAGGGGAGGCACTTCTAATTTTAACCTCCTTCTGGACAAGCAGAGCtggtgagatgaatcccatccAGTGGGAATTTGGTATGAGAGGAGAAAGCAATCATTTTGCACCAGTTCAGGGGACCAGACTTCTCACAGGATGCGCAACATTTGTTcctataaaaagaagaaaaactagtGCATGTGCTCATAAGTGCACCCAAAAGCAATGCATCAAAAGCAGATTTTCCCAGAGCCTCGCTGCAAATTTAGAATGTGAGCCCAACTCAAAATGTCTAGCTTACCTTTGAAAGAATCCCTTCCTAAACTATCACACATAATTGCCAGCACACAAGACATTTCGTAAAAGATGTTGCCCAGGACAAACTGCAGAAATCCTAGACCATGTTTCTGAGTAAAGCAGGCATCAGTGATCAAGCACAGCCCTTGCTTGTTTTTAGCTGCCCTTAGTTTGTCCGCATGACTGACTCTCACCTGCCAATTTCTAGGTGAGTTGAGCACTGTTTCCAACCCCCAAGCCAAGCTCT encodes:
- the CRYAA gene encoding alpha-crystallin A chain, encoding MDITIQHPWFKRALGPLIPSRLFDQFFGEGLLEYDLLPLFSSTISPYYRQSLFRSVLESGISEVRSDRDKFTIMLDVKHFSPEDLSVKIIDDFVEIHGKHSERQDDHGYISREFHRRYRLPANVDQAAITCSLSNDGMLTFSGPKVPSNMDASHSERPIPVSREEKPTSAPSS